The proteins below are encoded in one region of Phaseolus vulgaris cultivar G19833 chromosome 1, P. vulgaris v2.0, whole genome shotgun sequence:
- the LOC137813934 gene encoding uncharacterized protein, which yields MANDPRQNEAQVALILGPDSTHLESLISQLMCTSNEQRSQAESLFNLCKQARPESLLLALAHLLHTAPNPETRTMSAILLRRHLTRHHDSFLWPLLSPAARSSLHSLLLSSLQQEPVKSIAKKLCDTVSELAAAILPEDPAAWPNLLPLLFQWVTSPEPRLQEVALLIFAQLAHYIGQTLLPQLSTLHSVFLRCLHSSTPSDVRIASLAASINFIQCLTSSADRDRFQDLLPLMMQTLTEALNSGQEAVAQEALELLIELAGTEPRFLRRQIVDVVGAMLQVAEAEALEEGTRHLAIEFVVTLAEARERAPGMMRKLPQFVRKLFGVLLNLLLDIEDAPAWHAAVDEEEDAGETSNYGFGQECLDRLSISLGGNTIVPVASELLPTYLSAPEWEKHHAALIALAQIAEGCSKVMIKNLEQVLSMILNSFCHPHPRVRWAAINAIGQLSTDLGPDLQVKFHHLVLPALAGAMDDFQNPRVQAHAASAVLNFTENCTPDILTPYLEGIVSKLLVLLQNGKQMVQEGALTALASVADSSQEQFQKYYDAVMPYLKAILVNANDKSNRMLRAKAMECISLVGMAVGKEKFRDDAKQVMDVLMSLQQSQLDPDDPTASYMLQAWARLCKCLGQDFLPYMGFVMPPLIQSAQLKPDVTITSADSDTEFDEDDDSIETITLGDKRIGIKTSVLEEKATACNMLCCYADELKEGFFPWIDQVAFTLVPLLKFYFHEEVRKAAVSAMPELLTSAKSAVEKGQSQGRDETYIKQLSDYIIPNLVEALHKEPEVEICSSMLDALNECIQVSGPHLDEKQVRSIVDEIKQVLTASSTRKHERAERAKEEDFDAEERELLKEENEQEEDLFDQVGDCLGTLIKTFRTSFLPFFDELSSYITPMFGKDKTSEERRIAICIFDDVAEHCRETALKYYDSFLPFLLEACNDEYPDVRQAAVYGVGVCAEFGGSVFKPLVGEALSRLDAVIRHPNAQLSDNVMAYDNAVSALGKICQFHRDSINATQVVPAWLSCLPIKGDLIEAKVVHDQLCSMVERSDRELIGPNNQYLPKIVAVFAEILCAGNDLATEQTVSRMINLLRQLQQTLPPSTLASTWSSLQPQQQLALQSILSS from the exons ATGGCGAACGATCCCAGACAGAACGAAGCCCAAGTGGCGTTAATTCTGGGTCCGGATTCAACTCATCTGGAATCCCTAATTTCACAGTTAATGTGTACCTCCAACGAGCAGCGCTCTCAGGCGGAGTCTCTCTTCAACCTCTGCAAGCAGGCCCGTCCGGAATCCCTCCTCCTCGCCCTGGCCCACCTCCTCCACACCGCCCCCAACCCGGAGACCCGCACCATGTCCGCTATCCTCCTCCGCCGCCACCTCACGCGCCACCACGACTCCTTCCTCTGGCCTCTCCTCTCCCCCGCCGCCCGCTCCTCCCTCCACTCCCTTCTCCTCTCCTCCCTCCAACAAGAGCCCGTCAAATCCATTGCCAAGAAGCTCTGCGACACCGTCTCCGAGCTCGCCGCCGCAATTCTCCCCGAAGACCCCGCCGCCTGGCCCAACCTCCTCCCCCTCCTCTTCCAGTGGGTCACCTCCCCCGAACCCAGGCTTCAGGAAGTCGCGCTCCTCATATTCGCCCAATTAGCACACTACATCGGTCAAACCCTACTCCCTCAATTGTCCACTCTCCACTCCGTCTTCCTCCGCTGCCTCCACTCCTCCACCCCATCCGACGTCCGTATCGCCTCCCTCGCCGCCTCCATCAACTTCATCCAGTGCCTCACCAGTTCCGCTGACCGCGACCGCTTCCAGGACCTCCTCCCTCTCATGATGCAGACGCTCACCGAGGCACTGAACTCCGGCCAGGAGGCCGTTGCGCAAGAGGCGCTCGAGCTTCTTATCGAGCTCGCCGGTACCGAGCCGAGGTTCCTCCGCCGCCAGATTGTCGACGTCGTGGGCGCCATGCTGCAGGTCGCGGAAGCTGAGGCCTTGGAGGAAGGGACGCGGCACTTGGCGATTGAGTTTGTTGTCACTCTTGCCGAGGCCAGGGAACGCGCCCCTGGGATGATGAGGAAGTTGCCGCAATTTGTGAGGAAGCTTTTTGGCGTGTTGCTGAATTTGTTGCTGGATATTGAGGATGCTCCTGCGTGGCACGCTGCAGTGGACGAGGAAGAGGATGCGGGTGAGACCAGTAACTATGGGTTTGGACAGGAGTGTTTGGATAGGCTTTCGATTTCTCTTGGCGGGAACACCATTGTGCCTGTTGCTTCTGAGTTGTTGCCCACTTACTTGTCTGCTCCTGAGTGGGAAAAACACCATGCTGCACTCATTGCGCTTGCGCAGATTGCGGAGGGTTGTTCGAAG GTGATGATAAAGAATCTCGAACAGGTATTGTCGAtgattttaaattcattttgtcATCCCCATCCTCGAGTGCGATGGGCAGCTATAAATGCAATTGGGCAGTTGTCCACGGATTTGGGGCCAGATTTGCAGGTTAAATTTCATCACTTAGTGCTGCCGGCTTTGGCTGGTGCTATGGatgattttcaaaatccaaGAGTGCAG GCACATGCTGCTTCTGCTGTGCTAAATTTCACTGAGAATTGTACCCCTGATATTCTAACGCCTTACTTAGAAGGGATTGTGAGCAAACTTTTGGTACTCTTGCAG AATGGCAAGCAAATGGTTCAAGAAGGGGCTTTGACAGCTTTGGCATCAGTTGCAGATTCTTCACAG GAGCAATTTCAGAAGTATTATGATGCTGTGATGCCATACTTAAAAGCTATTCTTGTTAATGCAAATGATAAATCTAATCGAATGCTTCGAGCCAAAGCTATGGAGTGCATTAGTTTGGTAGGGATGGCTGTTGGAAAGGAGAAGTTCAGGGATGATGCCAAACAG GTCATGGATGTCTTGATGTCACTGCAACAGTCTCAACTGGATCCTGATGATCCAACTGCTAGTTACATGTTACAA GCATGGGCACGGCTTTGCAAGTGCCTTGGGCAGGATTTTCTCCCATATATGGGTTTTGTGATGCCTCCTTTGATCCAGTCTGCACAACTTAAACCTGATGTGACCATTACATCTGCAGATTCTGATACTGAATttgatgaagatgatgacag CATTGAAACAATTACACTTGGGGATAAAAGGATAGGCATTAAGACTAGTGTCTTGGAGGAGAAGGCTACTGCTTGTAATATGCTATGTTGCTATGCTGACGAGTTGAAGGAAGGATTTTTTCCTTGGATTGACCAG GTTGCTTTCACATTGGTTCCTCTTCTTAAATTTTACTTCCATGAAGAAGTCAGGAAGGCAGCAGTTTCAG ccaTGCCAGAACTGTTAACCTCAGCGAAATCAGCTGTAGAGAAGGGACAATCACAGGGTCGTGATGAGACTTACATAAAGCAGTTATCTGATTATATAATACCAAATTTGGTGGAGGCTTTACACAAG GAGCCAGAAGTAGAAATTTGTTCAAGCATGTTGGACGCATTGAATGAATGCATACAG GTCTCTGGACCACATCTAGATGAAAAGCAAGTGCGGAGTATTGTTGACGAGATTAAACAAGTTCTTACAGCCAGTTCAACAAGAAAACATGAAAGAGCAGAGAGGGCCAAAGAAGAGGACTTTGATGCTGAAGAAAGAGAGCTACTCAAGGAAGAAAATGAGCAAGAAGAGGATCTTTTTGATCAA GTTGGTGATTGCTTGGGAACTTTGATAAAAACATTCAGGACATCCTTCTTGCCTTTCTTTGATGAGCTATCCTCATACATAACACCTATGTTT GGTAAAGATAAAACCTCAGAGGAAAGGAGAATTGCCATTTGTATATTTGATGATGTTGCTGAGCACTGTCGTGAAACTGCCCTCAA ATATTACGATTCTTTCCTTCCATTCTTACTAGAAGCTTGCAATGATGAATATCCAGATGTTCGACAG GCTGCTGTTTATGGTGTTGGTGTTTGTGCTGAGTTTGGCGGATCTGTTTTCAAACCCCTTGTTGGAG AGGCACTCTCGAGGTTAGATGCTGTGATAAGGCATCCAAATGCACAACTTTCTGATAACGTAATGGCATATGACAATGCTGTTTCAGCTCTTGGAAAAATATGCCAGTTTCACCGTGATAGCATAAATGCGACACAG GTTGTTCCTGCCTGGCTGAGTTGCTTGCCTATAAAAGGTGATTTAATTGAGGCTAAGGTTGTGCACGACCAACTTTGTTCAATGGTTGAAAG ATCAGATAGAGAACTTATAGGTCCCAACAATCAATATCTTCCCAAAATTGTCGCAGTTTTCGCTGAG ATTTTATGTGCGGGAAATGATCTGGCAACTGAACAAACTGTGAGTCGGATGATTAATCTATTGAGGCAGCTACAACAGACTTTGCCACCTTCAACCCTTGCTTCAACCTGGTCTTCCTTGCAGCCTCAGCAGCAGCTTGCACTTCAGTCCATCCTCTCATCCTAG